Proteins from one Mycobacterium sp. HUMS_12744610 genomic window:
- a CDS encoding DUF3349 domain-containing protein, which produces MNGFLSSIVAWLRAGYPEGVPPTDTFAVLALLTRRLSNDEVIAVANELIRRDELDDIDIGVAITQITDELPSPQDVERVRARLAEQGWPFDAEQDAGERP; this is translated from the coding sequence GTGAACGGATTCCTCAGCTCGATCGTGGCCTGGCTGCGCGCCGGCTACCCTGAGGGCGTCCCACCGACCGACACCTTCGCGGTGCTCGCCCTGCTCACGCGCCGGTTGAGCAACGACGAGGTCATCGCCGTGGCCAACGAACTGATCCGGCGCGACGAACTCGACGACATCGACATCGGCGTGGCGATCACCCAGATCACCGACGAGCTACCCTCGCCGCAGGACGTCGAGCGAGTGCGGGCGCGCTTGGCCGAGCAGGGCTGGCCGTTCGACGCCGAGCAGGACGCGGGAGAACGCCCATAG